The following are encoded in a window of Castanea sativa cultivar Marrone di Chiusa Pesio chromosome 9, ASM4071231v1 genomic DNA:
- the LOC142609173 gene encoding uncharacterized protein LOC142609173, translating into MGGSRALDKNHSVEMSKVSSGRTLSAVLGSLGYSSQTMDDNLTTPILENFIIKTRFEGAKEIWPDELPSVLWACRTTLRAHIGETSFKLAYGSDTMIPAEVGLTSYRVAHYKEKENKKSLCLSLNLIDEVRMDVEQRVAHYKNLMTKYHDALVKPRHFNIGYLVLKRVSLATKDPSHGKLGPNWEELCRVFNSKRRGSYY; encoded by the exons atgggtggaagcagagccCTTGACAAAAATCACTCAGTTGAAATGTCAAAAGTTTCgtctggaagaacattatcTGCCGTTTTGGGATCCCTGGGGtactcatctcagacaatggatGACAATTTGACAACACCCAttttagagaatttt atcatcaagactcgaTTTGAGGGGGCAAAAGAGATATGGCCAGATGAATTACCTAGCGTCCTTTGGGCATGTAGGACAACATTGAGGGCTCACATTGGAGAAACTTCCTTTAAGCTAGCATATGGAAGTGATACAATGATACCAGCGGAAGTTGGATTAACTAGCTACAGGGTGGCCCATTATAAAGAGaaggagaataaaaaatcactCTGTCTAAGCCTCAATctcattgacgaggtaaggatggacGTAGAGCAAAGGGTGGCACATTACAAGAATCTGATGACTAAGTACCATGATGCGTTGGTGAAGCCGAGACATTTCAATATTGGATACCTTGTCCTAAAAAGGGTATCCTTAGCCACTAAGGACCCCTCTCATGGAAAGctgggacctaattgggaagaaCTGTGTAGGGTTTTCAATTCCAAAAGGCGAGGTTCATACTATTAG